The following proteins come from a genomic window of Pseudomonas sp. WJP1:
- a CDS encoding efflux transporter outer membrane subunit encodes MNALKLFLPSLLVSALAACTVGPDYKTPATPPANSIYAKAANYDQTRFETVWWQQFDDPTLNQLVSKSLEGNRDLRVAFARWKAARAIRDDISNDNLPVVTSRISSVQGKSQIPGLTESRVNTERYDLGLDMAWEIDLFGRIQRALESSDAREDAAAADLYQLRVTMIAELVDAYGQLRGAQLREKIALANLKNQNDSRSVTVSLRDAGVGNELDVVRADARLAAVEASVPQLQAEQVRQKNRIATLLGERPDQLSVSLSPAELPAIAKALPIGDPGELLQRRPDVLAAERRLASATADVGVATADLFPRVSLGGFLGFTAGRGSQIGSSAARAWSLGPSITWAAFDLGSVRARIRGANADAEGALATYEQQVLLALEESENAFSDYGKRQQRLLSLIKQSESSRAAASLAAIQYKEGSVDYLVLLDAERERLNAEDAQAQGEVDQYRGIVAIYKALGGGWDSTGNKVAVMN; translated from the coding sequence ATGAATGCTCTCAAGCTTTTTCTACCCAGCCTTCTGGTGAGTGCGCTGGCCGCCTGCACCGTAGGTCCGGACTACAAGACCCCGGCTACGCCGCCGGCCAACAGCATTTATGCCAAGGCCGCGAACTACGATCAGACGCGCTTCGAGACGGTGTGGTGGCAGCAGTTCGACGACCCCACACTGAACCAACTGGTGAGCAAATCCCTGGAGGGCAACCGCGACCTGCGCGTGGCTTTTGCCCGCTGGAAAGCGGCGCGAGCGATTCGCGACGACATTAGCAACGACAACCTGCCGGTGGTCACCAGTCGCATCAGCAGCGTGCAAGGCAAATCACAAATACCGGGCCTGACTGAAAGCCGGGTCAATACTGAGCGCTACGACCTGGGCCTGGACATGGCCTGGGAAATCGATCTGTTCGGGCGCATTCAGCGTGCGCTGGAGTCGAGTGATGCCCGGGAAGACGCGGCTGCGGCAGATCTGTATCAACTGCGGGTAACGATGATCGCTGAACTGGTCGACGCTTACGGGCAACTGCGCGGCGCGCAACTGCGGGAAAAAATCGCCCTGGCCAACCTGAAAAACCAAAACGATTCACGCAGCGTCACCGTCAGCCTGCGCGATGCCGGCGTCGGCAACGAACTCGATGTGGTGCGTGCCGACGCGCGCCTGGCCGCAGTGGAGGCGAGTGTGCCGCAACTGCAGGCGGAACAGGTCCGGCAGAAAAATCGCATCGCCACCTTGCTCGGTGAACGCCCGGACCAGCTGAGCGTGTCATTGAGCCCGGCGGAGCTGCCGGCCATCGCCAAGGCGCTGCCGATCGGCGATCCCGGCGAGTTGTTGCAGCGTCGTCCCGATGTGTTGGCGGCCGAGCGCAGGCTGGCATCGGCGACCGCGGATGTCGGCGTGGCGACCGCCGACCTGTTTCCCCGGGTCAGCCTGGGCGGCTTCCTTGGCTTCACCGCCGGGCGCGGTTCGCAAATCGGTTCCAGTGCCGCCCGGGCCTGGAGCCTGGGCCCGAGCATCACCTGGGCCGCCTTTGATCTGGGCAGCGTGCGCGCGCGCATCCGCGGCGCCAACGCCGACGCCGAAGGCGCCCTGGCCACCTACGAACAGCAGGTGTTGCTGGCACTGGAAGAATCGGAGAACGCCTTCAGCGACTATGGCAAACGCCAACAGCGGCTGCTGTCGTTGATCAAGCAGAGCGAATCAAGTCGCGCGGCGGCCAGCCTGGCGGCGATCCAGTACAAGGAAGGCTCTGTCGATTACCTGGTGTTGCTCGATGCCGAGCGCGAACGCTTGAATGCAGAGGATGCACAGGCACAGGGTGAGGTCGACCAGTACCGGGGGATTGTCGCCATCTACAAGGCGCTGGGAGGAGGGTGGGACAGTACCGGCAACAAGGTGGCCGTCATGAACTGA
- a CDS encoding efflux RND transporter permease subunit: MKFSQFFITRPIFAAVLSLLILIAGAISLFQLPISEYPEVVPPTVVVHANYPGANPKVIGETVAAPLEQAITGVENMLYMSSQSTADGRLTLTVTFALGTDLDNAQVQVQNRVTRTEPKLPEEVTRIGITVDKASPELTLLVHLVSPDKRYDMLYLSNYAILNVKDELSRLNGIGDVKMFGIGDYSLRIWLDPDKTASRNLTATDVVNAVREQNRQVAAGQLGSPPAPNATSFQMSINSQGRLVTEEEFENVIIRSGPDGEITRLKDIARIELGSNQYALRALLNNQEAVAMPIFQRPGSNAIDVSDQVRAKMAELKKSFPEGMDYEIVYDPTIFVRSSIEAVVHTLFEALILVVLVVILFLQTWRASIIPLVAVPVSLIGTFAVMHLLGFSLNALSLFGLVLAIGIVVDDAIVVVENVERNIESGLEPVEATKKAMGEVTGPIIATALVLCAVFVPAAFISGLTGQFYKQFALTIAISTVISAFNSLTLSPALAAVLLKSHGAPKDRFSKVLDRLLGGWLFKPFNRFFDKASHGYVIAVAKVIRGSSVALLVYAGLIAMTYMGFSTTPTGFVPTQDKKYLVTFAQLPDAASLDRTESVIRRMSTIAMNEPGFDSAVAFPGLSINGFTNSPNAGIAFIGLSPFDERKDPSLSAKAISASLNGKFGEIQDAYIAVFPPPPVQGLGTIGGFRLQIEDRGNLGYDELYKETMNIIAKSRSVPQLANLFTSYTVNVPQVEAAIDRDKAKTHGVKINDIFDTLQVYLGSLYANDFNRFGRTYQVNVQAEQQFRQEPEQIGQLKVRNDRGEMIPLATFVKVSPTSGPDRVSHYNGFLTAEINGSAAPGYSSGQAQAAIEKLLREELPNGMTYEWTDLTYQQILSGNTALLVFPLCVLLAFLVLAALYESWSLPLAVILIVPMTLLSAIAGVIISRGDNNIFTQIGLIVLVGLACKNAILIVEFAKDKQEQGLSPLDAVLDACRMRLRPILMTSFAFIMGVVPLVTSSGAGSEMRRAMGVAVFSGMLGVTFFGLLLTPVFFVLIRRYIERKQAKKQARALILEVQP; this comes from the coding sequence ATGAAATTCTCCCAGTTCTTCATCACGCGGCCGATCTTCGCTGCGGTGCTGTCGCTGTTGATCCTGATTGCCGGCGCCATCTCGCTGTTCCAGCTGCCGATCAGCGAATACCCCGAAGTGGTGCCGCCCACCGTGGTGGTTCACGCCAACTACCCGGGGGCCAACCCCAAGGTCATCGGCGAAACCGTGGCGGCCCCGTTGGAGCAGGCGATCACCGGCGTCGAGAACATGCTGTACATGTCTTCTCAGTCGACGGCGGACGGGCGCTTGACCCTCACCGTGACCTTCGCCCTGGGCACCGACCTGGACAACGCCCAGGTCCAGGTGCAGAACCGCGTGACCCGCACCGAGCCGAAATTGCCCGAAGAAGTGACGCGCATCGGCATCACCGTGGACAAGGCCTCGCCGGAGTTGACCCTGCTGGTGCACCTGGTGTCGCCGGACAAACGCTACGACATGCTGTACCTGTCCAACTACGCGATCCTCAACGTCAAGGATGAACTGTCGCGTTTGAACGGCATCGGCGACGTGAAGATGTTCGGTATCGGCGACTACTCCCTGCGTATCTGGCTCGATCCGGATAAAACCGCCTCGCGCAACCTGACCGCCACCGATGTGGTCAACGCGGTGCGCGAACAGAACCGTCAGGTCGCCGCCGGGCAACTGGGTTCGCCACCTGCACCGAATGCCACTAGCTTCCAGATGTCGATCAACTCCCAGGGGCGGCTGGTCACTGAAGAAGAGTTCGAGAACGTGATCATCCGCAGTGGCCCGGATGGCGAAATCACTCGCTTGAAGGACATTGCCCGCATCGAACTGGGTTCTAACCAATACGCCTTGCGCGCCTTGCTCAACAACCAGGAAGCGGTGGCCATGCCGATCTTCCAGCGCCCCGGTTCCAACGCGATCGACGTCTCCGACCAGGTGCGGGCGAAGATGGCCGAACTGAAGAAGAGCTTCCCGGAAGGCATGGACTACGAGATCGTCTACGACCCGACCATTTTCGTGCGCAGCTCGATTGAAGCGGTGGTGCACACGCTGTTCGAAGCACTGATATTGGTGGTGCTGGTGGTGATCCTGTTCCTGCAAACCTGGCGCGCCTCGATCATTCCACTGGTGGCGGTGCCGGTGTCGTTGATCGGTACGTTTGCGGTGATGCATTTGCTCGGCTTCTCGCTCAACGCGCTGTCGTTGTTCGGGCTGGTCTTGGCGATCGGTATCGTGGTCGATGATGCGATCGTGGTGGTGGAGAACGTCGAACGGAACATTGAATCCGGGCTGGAGCCGGTCGAAGCCACCAAGAAAGCCATGGGCGAGGTGACCGGCCCCATCATCGCCACCGCGCTGGTGCTGTGCGCGGTGTTTGTGCCGGCCGCTTTCATTTCCGGCCTGACAGGGCAGTTCTATAAACAGTTCGCGCTGACCATCGCCATCTCGACGGTGATCTCGGCGTTCAACTCCCTGACCCTGTCGCCAGCGCTGGCCGCTGTGCTACTCAAGTCTCACGGCGCACCGAAAGACCGCTTCTCCAAAGTGCTGGATCGCCTGTTGGGCGGCTGGCTGTTCAAACCCTTCAACCGCTTTTTCGACAAGGCCAGCCATGGCTACGTGATTGCCGTGGCCAAGGTCATCCGTGGCAGCAGCGTCGCCTTGCTTGTCTATGCCGGCCTGATCGCCATGACCTACATGGGCTTCAGCACCACGCCGACCGGCTTCGTGCCGACCCAGGACAAGAAGTACCTGGTGACCTTCGCGCAACTGCCGGATGCCGCCAGCCTGGATCGCACCGAATCGGTGATCCGGCGCATGAGCACCATCGCCATGAACGAACCGGGCTTCGACAGCGCCGTGGCGTTCCCGGGCCTGTCGATCAACGGCTTCACCAACAGCCCCAACGCCGGCATCGCCTTCATCGGCCTGAGCCCGTTCGACGAACGCAAGGACCCGAGCCTGTCGGCCAAGGCGATTTCCGCCTCGCTCAACGGCAAGTTCGGTGAGATCCAGGACGCCTACATCGCCGTGTTCCCGCCACCACCGGTGCAAGGCCTGGGCACCATCGGCGGCTTCCGCCTGCAGATCGAAGACCGCGGCAACCTGGGGTATGACGAGCTGTACAAAGAGACGATGAACATCATCGCCAAGAGCCGCAGCGTTCCGCAGCTGGCCAACCTGTTCACCAGCTATACGGTCAACGTGCCGCAAGTCGAAGCCGCCATCGACCGGGACAAGGCCAAGACCCATGGCGTGAAAATCAACGACATCTTCGACACCTTGCAGGTGTACCTGGGCTCGCTGTACGCCAACGACTTCAACCGTTTCGGCCGCACCTACCAGGTCAACGTGCAGGCCGAGCAACAGTTCCGCCAGGAACCGGAGCAGATCGGCCAGTTGAAGGTGCGCAACGATCGCGGCGAAATGATCCCGCTGGCGACCTTCGTCAAGGTCAGCCCGACCTCGGGCCCCGACCGGGTCTCGCACTACAACGGCTTCCTCACCGCGGAAATCAATGGCAGCGCAGCCCCCGGCTACAGTTCCGGCCAGGCCCAGGCCGCGATTGAAAAACTGCTCAGGGAGGAACTGCCCAATGGCATGACCTACGAGTGGACCGACCTGACCTACCAACAGATCCTGTCCGGCAACACGGCGTTGCTGGTGTTCCCGCTCTGCGTGCTGCTGGCGTTCCTGGTGCTGGCGGCGTTGTACGAAAGCTGGAGCCTGCCGTTGGCGGTGATCCTGATCGTGCCGATGACCCTGTTGTCGGCGATTGCCGGGGTGATCATCTCCAGGGGCGACAACAACATCTTCACCCAGATCGGCCTGATCGTGCTGGTGGGCCTGGCGTGCAAGAACGCGATCCTGATCGTCGAGTTCGCCAAGGACAAGCAGGAGCAGGGCCTGTCGCCGCTGGACGCCGTGCTCGACGCTTGCCGGATGCGTTTGCGGCCGATCCTGATGACCTCGTTCGCGTTCATCATGGGCGTGGTGCCGCTGGTGACGTCCAGCGGTGCCGGTTCGGAAATGCGCCGGGCCATGGGTGTCGCGGTGTTCTCCGGGATGCTAGGGGTGACCTTCTTCGGCCTGCTGCTGACACCGGTGTTCTTTGTGCTGATTCGCCGTTACATCGAACGCAAGCAAGCTAAAAAGCAAGCACGTGCGCTGATTCTGGAGGTGCAACCATGA
- a CDS encoding sugar phosphate isomerase/epimerase family protein, giving the protein MRGPGIFLAQFMSTEAPFDTLANIARWAASQGYKAIQLPTLGTQFIDLARAAEDQGYCDELQAVCAQAGVEISELSTHLQGQLVAVHPAFDALFDDFAPAHLRGQPQARTDWAIEQLKLAARASQRLGLKAHATFSGALLWPYVYPWPQRPSGLVEQGFAELAKRWLPILDCFEAAGVDLCYEIHPGEDLHDGASFERFLEAVDHHPRAAILYDPSHLLLQQMDYLGFIDRYHERIRMFHVKDAEFRPDARSGVYGGYQGWVERPGRFRSLGDGQIDFKSIFSKLSQYDFAGWAVLEWECCLKDSAQGAAEGAAFIERHMISKTRKAFDDFASVSSDATFNRRLLGLPDA; this is encoded by the coding sequence ATGCGTGGCCCTGGGATATTCCTCGCGCAATTCATGTCCACCGAAGCGCCCTTCGATACCTTGGCCAACATCGCCCGGTGGGCGGCATCCCAGGGTTACAAGGCCATTCAATTGCCGACGCTGGGCACACAATTCATTGACCTTGCGCGCGCCGCCGAAGACCAGGGCTACTGCGACGAATTACAGGCGGTGTGCGCCCAGGCAGGCGTCGAAATCAGCGAGCTATCGACGCATCTGCAAGGCCAGCTGGTAGCGGTGCATCCGGCGTTCGACGCGCTGTTCGATGACTTCGCGCCGGCACATTTGCGCGGCCAGCCCCAGGCACGTACCGATTGGGCCATCGAGCAATTGAAGCTGGCGGCACGCGCCAGTCAGCGCTTGGGCCTGAAAGCCCACGCGACCTTTTCCGGCGCGCTGCTCTGGCCCTACGTCTATCCTTGGCCACAGCGGCCGAGTGGCCTGGTCGAGCAAGGTTTTGCCGAATTGGCCAAGCGCTGGTTGCCGATCCTGGACTGTTTCGAAGCGGCCGGCGTCGACCTGTGCTACGAGATTCACCCCGGCGAAGACCTGCACGACGGCGCTTCATTCGAGCGCTTCCTGGAGGCGGTCGATCACCATCCCCGCGCGGCGATCCTGTATGACCCGAGCCATCTGCTGCTGCAGCAAATGGATTACCTGGGCTTCATCGATCGCTACCACGAGCGCATCCGCATGTTCCACGTCAAGGACGCCGAGTTCCGGCCCGATGCCCGTTCCGGTGTCTACGGCGGTTATCAGGGCTGGGTCGAGCGGCCGGGGCGTTTCCGCTCACTGGGCGATGGCCAGATCGACTTCAAGTCGATCTTCAGCAAGCTGAGCCAATACGATTTTGCCGGGTGGGCGGTGCTGGAGTGGGAATGTTGCCTGAAGGACTCCGCGCAGGGCGCCGCAGAAGGGGCGGCGTTCATCGAGCGACACATGATCAGCAAGACCCGCAAGGCGTTCGACGATTTCGCCAGTGTGTCCTCCGACGCGACGTTCAATCGACGACTGTTGGGGCTGCCTGACGCCTGA
- a CDS encoding Gfo/Idh/MocA family protein, whose amino-acid sequence MNTAVPKIRMGFVGGGEGAFIAQAHRQAAGLDGRFELVCGAFSRDTQNNRNTGAALGLPASRCYSDWQQMIDAERALPAEQRMELLVIVTPNHLHAPVASQALSAGFHVFSEKPAALNLAELLALKDVVERSNRLYGLAHTYLGYPMVWQARDMVRNGVIGAVRKVIVEYPQGWLSQDVAGQGNKQAQWRDRPEQSGLGGCIGDIGTHAFSLAEFVADQPIQQLCAMLGVHIAGRQLDDDASMLFKMAGGASGVLIASQVCAGEENPLKIRVYGDKGGLEWRQEEPASLIHRALDQPMRVLRSGVGQPWLCQAASQRMRLPAGHPEGYLEAMANLYGDLACAIRGEAAGHDAPGVPGIDIGLRGMAFIETVIANHRGDAKWTELVCTP is encoded by the coding sequence ATGAACACTGCAGTGCCAAAAATAAGAATGGGATTTGTCGGGGGCGGCGAGGGCGCATTCATCGCTCAAGCCCACCGTCAGGCCGCCGGGCTCGATGGCCGTTTTGAACTGGTGTGCGGCGCTTTCAGCCGTGACACCCAGAACAATCGGAACACCGGCGCGGCGCTGGGCTTGCCGGCCTCGCGCTGTTACAGCGACTGGCAGCAGATGATCGACGCCGAGCGTGCATTGCCCGCCGAGCAGCGCATGGAGCTGCTGGTGATCGTCACGCCCAACCACTTGCACGCCCCGGTTGCCAGCCAGGCGCTGAGCGCGGGTTTTCATGTGTTCAGCGAAAAACCGGCGGCACTGAACCTGGCCGAATTGCTCGCGCTCAAGGACGTGGTCGAGCGCAGCAACCGCTTGTACGGCCTGGCCCACACCTACCTGGGTTATCCGATGGTCTGGCAGGCGCGCGACATGGTGCGCAACGGCGTGATCGGTGCGGTGCGCAAGGTCATTGTCGAGTATCCCCAGGGCTGGCTCAGCCAGGATGTGGCCGGGCAGGGCAACAAGCAGGCGCAATGGCGTGACCGACCCGAGCAGTCCGGTCTGGGCGGCTGCATCGGTGACATTGGTACCCACGCCTTTTCCCTGGCCGAGTTTGTCGCCGATCAGCCGATCCAGCAGCTGTGCGCGATGTTGGGCGTGCACATCGCGGGCCGTCAGCTGGACGATGACGCCTCGATGCTGTTCAAGATGGCTGGGGGCGCCAGCGGCGTACTGATCGCCAGCCAGGTCTGCGCAGGCGAGGAAAACCCGCTGAAGATCCGCGTCTATGGCGACAAGGGGGGGCTGGAATGGCGGCAGGAAGAACCCGCGAGCCTGATCCACCGCGCCCTCGATCAACCCATGCGCGTCTTGCGTTCCGGCGTCGGCCAGCCCTGGCTGTGCCAGGCCGCCAGCCAGCGCATGCGCTTGCCGGCCGGGCATCCCGAAGGCTACCTCGAGGCCATGGCCAATCTCTACGGCGATCTTGCCTGTGCCATCCGCGGCGAGGCTGCGGGGCACGATGCTCCCGGGGTACCCGGGATCGACATCGGCCTGCGCGGCATGGCGTTCATCGAAACCGTGATCGCCAACCACCGTGGCGATGCCAAGTGGACCGAACTGGTCTGCACCCCATGA
- a CDS encoding TetR/AcrR family transcriptional regulator, whose translation MKVTKDKAAANKEAILAAASRLYREKGLDGIGIGELSRSVGLTHGGFYGQFPGGKEQLACEAVSRTFETNIQTWQTAKSIPELVKGYLTQKHLDNWTEGCPIPALATDVARTGGTVSQSFTQGIERLIEILMPLVEGESQEEKHQQALQVIASIAGAMLIARAVDKPALSQQFLTSVINTWQPSL comes from the coding sequence ATGAAAGTGACGAAAGACAAGGCTGCGGCCAACAAAGAAGCGATCCTTGCGGCCGCCTCCCGGCTGTACCGCGAGAAAGGTCTCGACGGCATCGGCATCGGCGAACTGTCCCGCTCGGTCGGGCTGACCCACGGCGGGTTTTACGGGCAGTTTCCGGGCGGCAAGGAACAGCTGGCCTGCGAGGCCGTCAGCAGGACGTTCGAAACCAACATACAAACCTGGCAAACCGCCAAATCGATTCCTGAACTGGTCAAGGGTTACCTGACCCAGAAGCACCTGGACAACTGGACCGAGGGCTGCCCGATTCCCGCGCTGGCGACCGACGTCGCGCGTACCGGCGGCACGGTCAGCCAGTCCTTCACCCAGGGCATCGAGCGCTTGATCGAAATACTGATGCCACTGGTGGAAGGCGAAAGCCAGGAGGAAAAACATCAGCAGGCGTTGCAGGTCATTGCATCAATCGCCGGCGCCATGCTGATCGCCCGGGCGGTGGATAAACCGGCGTTGTCCCAGCAGTTCCTGACGTCGGTGATCAACACCTGGCAGCCCTCCTTGTAG
- the mexE gene encoding multidrug efflux RND transporter periplasmic adaptor subunit MexE produces MEQSLKPLRYPLAALALTMLAACDRAPVAANAPGAPRVTVAKVIEQPITEWDEVTARLEAPETVEVRPRVSGQIERVAFIDGALVKKGDLLFQIDPRPFEHEVHRLEAQLQQARATLVRTGNEAQRGQRLLGSNAISAELADTRNTTAQEARAGVDAMQAQLDLARLNLSFTRVTAPISGRVSRAEITAGNLVTAETSAMTRVVSTDRVYAYFDADERLFLKYGQLSRQGQRGQATPVYMGLSDEEGNSHLGQMDFVDNQVNPKTGTIRGRAVFDNAAGQYTPGLYARLKLVGSAAYAGLLIKDEAVGTDLGKKFVLVIDQDNKVVYRNVDLGPKLEGLRIVRSGLHKDDRIVINGLQRVRPGAVVAPQDAPMADPETVATLTRQRQAIEAGNQPASPSSTSVKSPALVKTDAAPSPRG; encoded by the coding sequence ATGGAACAATCACTCAAACCACTGCGTTACCCACTTGCCGCCCTGGCACTCACGATGCTTGCCGCTTGCGATCGTGCGCCGGTCGCCGCCAATGCTCCGGGGGCGCCGCGCGTCACGGTCGCCAAGGTCATCGAGCAGCCCATCACCGAATGGGATGAAGTGACCGCACGGCTGGAGGCACCGGAAACCGTCGAGGTCCGTCCACGGGTATCAGGGCAGATCGAACGGGTGGCCTTCATCGACGGTGCGCTGGTGAAGAAGGGTGATCTGCTGTTCCAGATCGATCCGCGGCCATTCGAACATGAAGTGCATCGCCTCGAAGCGCAGTTGCAACAGGCCCGCGCCACTCTGGTTCGTACCGGCAATGAAGCGCAGCGTGGTCAGCGGTTGCTCGGCAGCAACGCGATTTCCGCGGAGTTGGCCGACACTCGCAATACCACCGCCCAGGAAGCCCGGGCCGGTGTCGATGCGATGCAGGCGCAGCTCGATCTTGCCCGTCTGAACCTGAGCTTCACCCGCGTGACCGCACCGATCAGCGGCCGTGTCAGCCGCGCTGAAATCACCGCCGGCAACCTCGTCACCGCCGAAACCAGCGCAATGACCCGCGTGGTTTCCACCGACAGGGTGTACGCCTACTTCGACGCCGACGAACGCCTGTTCCTCAAGTACGGCCAGCTTTCCCGCCAGGGTCAGCGTGGCCAGGCCACGCCGGTGTACATGGGCCTGTCGGACGAGGAGGGCAACAGTCACCTGGGGCAGATGGATTTCGTCGACAACCAGGTCAATCCCAAGACCGGCACCATCCGCGGTCGCGCGGTGTTCGACAACGCCGCCGGCCAATACACCCCGGGTTTGTACGCCCGGCTGAAACTGGTGGGCAGCGCCGCCTATGCCGGCCTGCTGATCAAGGACGAGGCGGTGGGTACCGACCTGGGTAAGAAATTCGTGCTGGTGATCGATCAGGACAACAAGGTCGTGTACCGCAACGTCGACCTGGGGCCCAAGCTTGAAGGCCTGCGCATCGTGCGCAGCGGCTTGCACAAAGACGATCGCATCGTCATCAACGGCCTGCAGCGGGTCCGTCCCGGCGCCGTGGTCGCCCCGCAGGACGCACCCATGGCCGACCCGGAAACGGTCGCGACCCTGACCCGCCAACGCCAGGCCATCGAGGCGGGCAATCAACCTGCAAGCCCATCCTCCACCTCCGTCAAATCACCGGCCCTGGTGAAGACGGATGCGGCGCCCAGCCCTCGCGGATAA
- a CDS encoding nucleoside permease, with product MTTMNARLSAMMFLQFFIWGGWFVTLGTFLASNLGATGVQIGMAFSTQSWGAIIAPFVIGLIADRFFNAERILAVLHLAGAVLLYQLYRAPDFSTFYPYVLAYMMIYMPTLALVNSVAFRQMSDPALEFSRIRVWGTLGWIVAGVVISFVFAWDSQTAISSGGLRNTFLMSALASLLLGLYSFTLPRTAPLKGESGGGLKQMLGLDALGLLKDRSYLVFFIASILICIPLAFYYQNANPFLAEIGVTNPTAKMAIGQVSEVLFMLLLPLFIQRFGIKIALLVGMLAWALRYLLFAYGNNGDLAFMLFTGIALHGICYDFFFVSGQIYTDAKASQRFRSSAQGLITLATYGLGMLIGFWVAGQVTDHYAATAGSHDWKNIWLFPAGFALAIFFCFSLAFKGRQAVAVQTTV from the coding sequence ATGACCACGATGAATGCGCGGTTAAGCGCAATGATGTTCCTGCAGTTCTTTATCTGGGGTGGCTGGTTCGTCACCCTCGGGACCTTTCTCGCCAGTAACCTGGGCGCCACTGGCGTGCAGATCGGCATGGCGTTCTCGACCCAGTCATGGGGGGCGATCATCGCGCCGTTCGTGATCGGTTTGATCGCCGACCGCTTCTTCAATGCCGAGCGCATTCTTGCAGTGTTGCACCTGGCGGGCGCGGTGTTGCTGTATCAACTTTATCGGGCACCGGACTTCAGCACCTTCTATCCGTACGTGCTGGCCTACATGATGATCTACATGCCGACCCTGGCCCTGGTCAATTCCGTCGCCTTCCGCCAGATGAGCGACCCGGCGCTGGAGTTTTCGCGCATCCGCGTGTGGGGCACCCTCGGCTGGATCGTCGCCGGCGTGGTGATCAGCTTTGTGTTTGCCTGGGACTCACAAACGGCGATTTCGTCAGGCGGGTTGCGCAACACCTTCCTGATGTCGGCGCTTGCGTCACTGCTGCTGGGCCTCTACAGCTTCACCCTGCCGCGCACCGCCCCCCTCAAGGGCGAATCGGGCGGCGGCCTCAAGCAGATGCTCGGGCTTGATGCCCTGGGTTTGCTCAAGGATCGCAGCTATCTGGTGTTCTTCATCGCCTCCATCCTGATCTGCATTCCGCTGGCGTTCTATTACCAGAATGCCAACCCGTTCCTGGCCGAGATCGGCGTGACAAACCCCACGGCGAAAATGGCCATCGGGCAGGTTTCCGAAGTCCTGTTCATGCTGCTTCTGCCGCTGTTCATCCAGCGCTTCGGGATCAAGATTGCGCTGCTGGTGGGGATGCTGGCCTGGGCGTTGCGCTACCTGTTGTTCGCTTATGGCAACAACGGCGACCTGGCTTTCATGCTGTTCACCGGTATCGCCTTGCACGGCATCTGCTATGACTTCTTCTTCGTCAGCGGCCAGATCTACACCGACGCCAAGGCTTCGCAACGCTTCAGGAGTTCCGCCCAGGGCTTGATTACCCTGGCGACCTACGGCCTGGGCATGCTGATCGGTTTCTGGGTGGCGGGGCAGGTGACCGACCACTACGCCGCGACGGCGGGTAGCCATGACTGGAAAAACATCTGGCTGTTCCCGGCCGGGTTTGCCCTGGCGATCTTTTTCTGTTTTTCCCTGGCGTTCAAGGGACGGCAGGCGGTGGCGGTGCAAACTACGGTCTGA
- a CDS encoding nitroreductase produces MPSGLFIDDLIRERSAKRGFLDRPVSMDMVKDILSAAKHAPSSSNSQPWRCYVITGQSRERITKAAVEAYRASPEGQTPEYPFFPTQLHDPYKSRFNTFRGQLGDAQGCCRSDKEGRRRDVERQFRFFDAPVGIIFTMDRRLEWASFLCYGCFLQNVMLAAKGRGLDTCPQQIWSLQHPLLRTELNLPDDQMIVAGMSLGWADNSLAENRMSVAKLELEEFTTFLDE; encoded by the coding sequence ATGCCGAGTGGCCTGTTCATTGATGATCTGATTCGCGAGCGTAGTGCCAAGCGTGGTTTTCTCGATCGACCGGTGTCGATGGACATGGTGAAGGACATTTTGTCGGCGGCAAAACATGCGCCGAGCTCGAGTAACAGCCAGCCGTGGCGTTGCTATGTCATAACCGGTCAGTCCCGCGAGCGCATTACCAAAGCCGCGGTGGAGGCGTATCGCGCTTCACCGGAAGGCCAGACTCCGGAATACCCGTTTTTTCCGACTCAGCTGCATGATCCCTACAAGTCCCGCTTCAATACCTTTCGCGGCCAATTGGGTGATGCCCAGGGCTGCTGTCGTAGCGACAAGGAGGGACGGCGGCGTGATGTCGAGCGTCAGTTCCGTTTTTTCGATGCGCCGGTCGGCATCATTTTCACCATGGATCGGCGTCTGGAATGGGCCAGTTTCCTTTGTTATGGCTGCTTCCTGCAGAACGTGATGCTGGCCGCCAAGGGGCGCGGGCTCGATACCTGCCCCCAGCAGATCTGGTCGCTGCAGCACCCGCTGTTGCGCACCGAACTCAATCTTCCCGATGACCAGATGATCGTCGCCGGCATGTCACTGGGCTGGGCCGACAACAGCCTGGCGGAAAACCGCATGAGCGTCGCCAAGCTGGAACTCGAAGAGTTCACCACGTTCCTCGACGAATAA